The Acinetobacter defluvii genome includes a region encoding these proteins:
- a CDS encoding OsmC domain/YcaO domain-containing protein, with the protein MEIKVNYLDNLRQEAKFDDFTVIADQPIRYKGDGSAPGPFDYFLASSALCAAYFVKVYCAARDIPTDNIRLSQNNIVDPENRYKQIFKIQVELPADISDKDRQGILRSIDRCTVKKVIQTGPEFVIEEVESIDADAQALLMPDLAKETTTFIHGKDLPLEETIANMSGILAGLGMKIEISSWRNIVPNVWSLHIRDAQSPMCFTNGKGSTKESALASALGEFIERLNCNFFYNDQFWGEDIANAEFVHYPDEKWFQPGANGELPTEILDDYTREIYDPENELLGTHLYDTNSGNKVRGICSLPFVRQSDGETVYFPSNLIENLYLSNGMSAGNTLAEAQVQCLSEIFERAVKRDIIQGEIALPDVPEAVLAKYPKIVEGIKGLEEQGFPVLVKDASLGGKYPVMCVTLMNPRTGGFFASFGAHPKFEVALERSLTELLQGRSFEGLNDLPKPTFSSNAVTEPNNYVEHFIDSSGVVSWKFFSSQSDYDFVEWDFTGNGDNEAEAATLFGILEDMGKDAYMAVYQHLGATACRVLVPDYSEIYLVEDLIWDNTNKALDFREDILNIHRLDEEQLAALVERLEEVEVDDYTDIVTLIGIEFDDNTVWGQLTVLELKLLIYIALQEFEAAKDLVEQFLQYNTNTVERGLFYQCMNVVLEVELDDELDLNDYEHNFRRMFGDERMDAVIGSMEGSIRFYGLTETNMQLEGLDRHLRLIDSYKKLHAARARFVAASKG; encoded by the coding sequence ATGGAAATCAAAGTCAATTATCTCGACAATCTTCGACAAGAGGCGAAGTTTGATGACTTCACGGTGATTGCCGATCAGCCAATTCGTTATAAAGGCGATGGCTCTGCACCAGGTCCATTTGACTACTTTTTAGCATCATCAGCATTGTGTGCAGCGTACTTTGTGAAAGTCTATTGTGCTGCACGTGATATTCCTACCGATAATATTCGCCTATCTCAAAATAATATTGTTGATCCAGAAAACCGTTATAAACAAATTTTTAAAATTCAGGTCGAATTACCTGCGGACATTTCAGATAAAGACCGCCAAGGCATTTTGCGCTCAATAGACCGTTGCACTGTGAAGAAAGTCATTCAAACGGGACCTGAATTTGTCATTGAAGAAGTTGAAAGCATTGATGCAGATGCACAAGCTTTGCTCATGCCTGATTTAGCAAAAGAAACTACCACGTTTATTCATGGAAAAGATCTGCCTTTAGAAGAAACCATTGCCAATATGTCTGGAATTTTGGCAGGTTTAGGCATGAAAATAGAGATTTCTTCATGGCGGAATATTGTCCCGAACGTATGGTCGTTACATATCCGTGATGCACAATCTCCGATGTGTTTTACTAACGGTAAAGGCTCAACTAAAGAAAGCGCTTTGGCTTCGGCTTTGGGTGAGTTTATTGAGCGTCTGAATTGTAACTTCTTCTATAACGATCAGTTTTGGGGTGAAGACATTGCAAATGCTGAGTTTGTGCATTATCCAGATGAAAAATGGTTTCAGCCTGGTGCAAATGGTGAATTACCGACTGAAATTTTAGATGATTATACGCGTGAAATTTATGATCCTGAAAATGAACTTTTAGGCACACATTTATATGATACCAACTCAGGCAATAAAGTACGTGGCATTTGTTCATTACCATTTGTACGACAGTCAGATGGTGAAACGGTGTATTTCCCATCGAATCTGATTGAAAACTTATATCTTTCCAATGGGATGAGCGCAGGTAATACCTTAGCGGAAGCGCAGGTGCAGTGTTTGTCTGAGATTTTTGAGCGTGCGGTGAAACGTGACATTATCCAAGGTGAAATCGCATTACCTGATGTGCCTGAAGCAGTTTTGGCAAAATATCCAAAAATTGTAGAAGGCATTAAAGGCTTAGAAGAACAAGGCTTTCCTGTTTTAGTCAAAGATGCATCACTTGGCGGGAAATATCCTGTGATGTGTGTCACCTTGATGAATCCTCGCACCGGTGGGTTTTTTGCATCATTTGGTGCACATCCAAAATTTGAAGTGGCTTTAGAGCGTAGCTTAACTGAGTTGTTACAAGGGCGTAGTTTTGAAGGTTTAAACGATTTGCCAAAACCAACTTTTAGTAGCAATGCTGTGACTGAACCGAATAATTATGTTGAACATTTTATTGATTCAAGCGGTGTCGTATCATGGAAATTCTTTAGTTCGCAGTCAGATTATGACTTTGTGGAATGGGACTTTACAGGCAATGGTGATAATGAAGCCGAAGCTGCAACCTTGTTCGGTATTTTAGAGGATATGGGCAAAGATGCTTATATGGCGGTGTATCAGCATTTGGGTGCAACTGCTTGCCGTGTCTTAGTGCCTGATTATTCTGAAATTTATTTGGTTGAAGATTTGATTTGGGACAATACCAACAAAGCATTGGATTTCCGTGAAGATATTTTAAATATTCACCGTTTGGATGAAGAACAGCTTGCAGCTTTGGTTGAGCGTTTAGAAGAAGTTGAGGTTGATGATTATACGGATATTGTGACTTTAATCGGGATTGAGTTTGATGATAATACCGTATGGGGACAATTGACTGTTTTGGAGCTTAAACTTCTAATTTATATTGCATTGCAAGAATTTGAAGCAGCGAAAGATTTGGTTGAACAATTTTTACAATACAATACCAATACGGTAGAGCGTGGTTTGTTCTATCAATGTATGAATGTGGTCTTAGAAGTTGAGCTGGATGATGAACTTGACCTGAATGATTATGAGCACAATTTCCGACGTATGTTTGGTGATGAACGTATGGATGCGGTGATTGGCTCAATGGAAGGTAGCATTCGTTTTTATGGCTTAACTGAAACCAATATGCAACTTGAAGGTTTAGATCGCCATTTACGTTTAATTGATAGCTATAAAAAACTGCATGCAGCGCGTGCAAGATTTGTGGCTGCCTCTAAAGGTTAA
- a CDS encoding FMN-dependent NADH-azoreductase: protein MNALHIDSSILGDASISRQLSQAIITQLQQQNTDLNVEYLDLATQPIPHLTAEILMGQNTEQSQLNEKLIQQYLNADIVVIGAAMYNFGLASTLKAWIDRISVAGRTFKYTENGSIGLAGDKKAYIASSRGGIYGENNPMDFQEGLLTTVLNFTGVTDIQIIRAEGVNMGAELKDKAIEEALNRIKTL from the coding sequence ATGAACGCTCTACATATTGATTCAAGTATTTTAGGTGATGCTTCGATTTCCCGCCAGTTGAGTCAAGCGATTATCACTCAGTTACAGCAACAAAATACCGACTTGAATGTTGAATACTTAGACCTTGCGACTCAACCTATTCCACATTTAACTGCTGAAATTTTAATGGGTCAAAATACAGAACAAAGCCAGCTCAATGAAAAGTTAATTCAACAATATCTGAATGCCGACATCGTGGTGATTGGTGCTGCCATGTATAATTTTGGTTTGGCATCGACCTTAAAAGCATGGATTGACCGTATCAGTGTTGCAGGCAGAACCTTTAAATATACTGAGAATGGTTCAATCGGTTTAGCAGGCGACAAAAAAGCTTATATTGCCAGTAGTCGTGGGGGTATTTATGGTGAAAATAACCCTATGGATTTCCAAGAAGGTTTATTAACCACTGTACTGAATTTTACAGGTGTGACTGATATTCAAATTATTCGTGCAGAAGGTGTCAATATGGGTGCAGAGTTAAAAGACAAAGCCATTGAAGAAGCCTTAAATCGTATTAAAACACTTTAA
- a CDS encoding glutathione S-transferase family protein — translation MRWNLDFKGLDYSCNNLLPGLHVFSAWAIAQQRSLPILRDDQRVIGDSTNIALYLENLYSQFPLIPSELAIQKQVLEYEQYFDELGDHVRRLCWSMVIQQPEIVEIFFNFTGYSPLQRCITHYRESILRLMIRKTFQIYEPQVINSNQKVNDALDLLERHLNGNERNYLVNNQFSLADLTAASMLAPLIGPNNSPWADSRLPEVASQQRQELRDRIVGQWVLRIYRDYRSLNGTDIIQ, via the coding sequence ATGCGATGGAATTTGGATTTTAAAGGTTTAGATTATTCATGTAACAACCTCTTACCTGGACTGCATGTATTTTCTGCATGGGCAATTGCTCAACAAAGAAGCCTTCCCATTCTACGAGATGATCAACGAGTCATTGGGGATTCAACAAATATTGCATTATATTTGGAAAATCTATATTCACAATTTCCACTGATTCCCTCTGAACTCGCAATACAAAAACAAGTATTGGAATATGAACAATATTTTGATGAACTTGGTGATCATGTGCGTAGGCTGTGTTGGAGTATGGTTATACAACAACCTGAAATCGTGGAGATTTTTTTTAATTTTACTGGATATAGTCCATTGCAACGCTGCATAACCCATTATAGGGAAAGCATTTTAAGACTAATGATCCGAAAAACCTTTCAAATTTATGAACCACAAGTGATAAATTCAAATCAAAAAGTAAACGATGCGCTAGACTTATTAGAACGACACTTAAATGGAAATGAAAGAAATTATTTAGTAAACAATCAATTTAGTTTGGCTGATTTAACTGCGGCAAGTATGCTTGCACCATTGATTGGACCGAATAACAGTCCTTGGGCTGACTCAAGATTACCTGAAGTTGCATCACAACAGCGGCAAGAACTGAGAGACCGTATTGTAGGTCAATGGGTGCTGAGAATATACCGTGACTACCGCTCACTTAATGGTACAGATATTATACAATAA
- a CDS encoding heavy-metal-associated domain-containing protein, whose translation MNMKLFIENMTCGGCARGVTATIQDIDANAKVDVDLTTKIVTVETTASTDKITEALAEDGFPAKVQ comes from the coding sequence ATGAATATGAAACTCTTCATTGAAAATATGACTTGTGGTGGTTGTGCACGTGGTGTAACAGCAACAATTCAAGATATTGATGCTAATGCAAAAGTGGATGTAGATTTGACCACTAAAATCGTGACGGTAGAAACAACTGCAAGTACAGACAAAATTACTGAAGCATTAGCAGAAGATGGTTTCCCTGCAAAAGTTCAGTAA
- a CDS encoding immunity protein Imm33 domain-containing protein, whose translation MLQDFIEEQKLVCEEFDSRYIKVNETDVVAIAKHTLNQEPIVGLRKAPDENQVAWFIYGGEIAADQDDFELVTVKELEDIFPDAIPYLALEQGFRFMIDADEYEDVWKADAF comes from the coding sequence ATGTTGCAAGATTTTATTGAAGAACAAAAATTGGTATGTGAAGAGTTTGACTCTCGCTATATCAAAGTAAATGAAACAGATGTGGTTGCCATTGCAAAACACACATTAAACCAAGAACCGATTGTCGGTCTGCGTAAAGCGCCTGATGAAAATCAGGTGGCATGGTTTATTTACGGTGGAGAAATTGCTGCTGATCAGGACGACTTTGAATTGGTGACGGTTAAAGAGTTAGAGGATATTTTTCCAGACGCTATTCCATATTTGGCATTAGAACAAGGATTCCGTTTTATGATTGATGCTGATGAATATGAAGATGTATGGAAAGCAGATGCATTCTAA
- the aroQ gene encoding type II 3-dehydroquinate dehydratase gives MSSTILVIHGPNLNLLGKREPEVYGHLTLEDINQQLITQAQLSNMTLDTFQSNWEGAVVDRIHQAQQEGVKFIIINPAALTHTSVAVRDALLGVAIPFIEVHLSNVHAREAFRHHSYLSDKAVGVICGLGAKGYSFALDYAIEKINSSTHS, from the coding sequence ATGAGTTCGACCATTTTGGTCATTCACGGACCAAACTTAAACTTGCTAGGAAAGCGCGAACCAGAAGTCTATGGTCACCTTACTTTAGAAGATATTAACCAACAACTTATCACTCAAGCACAGTTGTCAAATATGACATTGGACACATTCCAAAGTAACTGGGAAGGCGCTGTCGTAGATCGTATTCACCAAGCTCAACAAGAAGGCGTGAAATTCATCATTATTAACCCTGCTGCATTGACGCATACTTCAGTTGCAGTTCGGGATGCGTTATTGGGTGTTGCAATCCCTTTTATCGAAGTTCATTTGTCCAATGTGCATGCAAGAGAAGCATTTCGACATCACTCCTATTTATCCGATAAAGCCGTTGGCGTGATCTGTGGTCTAGGTGCAAAAGGATATTCTTTTGCATTGGACTATGCGATCGAAAAAATTAATTCTTCAACTCATTCATAA
- the accB gene encoding acetyl-CoA carboxylase biotin carboxyl carrier protein, whose amino-acid sequence MDIRKIKKLIDLMIESDLQAIEVKEGDQSIALTRRNPVVAASVAAPIAAPVSEVPVVKAASRGAVETSPMVGVFYAAPNPGEAPFVNVGQTISAGETLGIIEAMKIMNPIEATQSGVIEEILVKNGDVIQFGQPLFRYRA is encoded by the coding sequence ATGGATATCCGCAAAATCAAAAAGCTCATCGATTTGATGATCGAATCTGACCTTCAAGCCATCGAAGTTAAAGAGGGTGATCAGTCGATTGCATTGACGCGTCGTAATCCTGTTGTTGCCGCAAGTGTTGCAGCACCAATCGCTGCTCCTGTAAGTGAAGTACCTGTTGTAAAAGCAGCATCACGTGGTGCTGTTGAAACTTCGCCAATGGTGGGTGTGTTCTATGCCGCACCTAATCCAGGTGAAGCCCCATTTGTTAATGTGGGGCAAACAATTTCTGCAGGTGAAACTTTAGGAATCATCGAAGCAATGAAAATCATGAACCCAATTGAAGCAACACAAAGCGGTGTGATTGAAGAAATTTTAGTGAAAAATGGTGATGTGATCCAATTCGGTCAACCTTTATTCCGCTACCGCGCGTAA
- the accC gene encoding acetyl-CoA carboxylase biotin carboxylase subunit, whose protein sequence is MLQKVLIANRGEIALRITRACKTLGIKTVGIYSDADKDLMHLRFVDEAVCIGPGASSESYLNIPAIITAAEITGADAIHPGYGFLSENAEFAEIVESSGFIFIGPRPEHIRLMGNKVSAIMAMRKAGVPTVPGSAHAVTPNNALAEAKEIGFPLIVKAASGGGGRGMRIVERVDTLLESVQAAQRDAEMWFGDDTVYMERFLQKPRHVEVQVLADGNGHAVHLYDRDCSLQRRHQKVLEEAPAPGLPEEARAHILEACVNACKLMQYRGAGTFEFLFEEGEFFFIEMNTRVQVEHPVSEMVTGIDIIEQQLRIAAGLGLNLQQEDIHVQGHAIECRINAEDPSTFLPSPGKIENFYTPGGAGIRLDSHIYQGYSIPPYYDSMIAKLISHGKDRDTAIARMKQALDEMILTGIKTNIPLHKDLILQDKNFCEQAMDIHYLEKHLLKQVQGHENDA, encoded by the coding sequence ATGTTGCAAAAAGTTTTAATTGCAAACCGCGGTGAAATTGCATTACGCATCACACGTGCTTGTAAAACTTTAGGGATCAAAACAGTTGGGATCTATTCCGATGCTGACAAAGATTTGATGCATTTACGTTTTGTTGATGAAGCAGTTTGCATCGGTCCAGGCGCAAGCAGCGAAAGTTATTTAAATATTCCTGCAATCATTACAGCAGCAGAAATTACGGGTGCTGATGCCATCCATCCGGGCTATGGTTTCTTATCTGAAAATGCGGAATTTGCTGAAATTGTAGAAAGCTCTGGCTTTATTTTCATTGGTCCTCGTCCTGAACACATCCGTTTGATGGGAAATAAAGTTTCAGCGATTATGGCAATGCGTAAAGCAGGTGTGCCGACTGTTCCCGGTTCTGCTCATGCAGTAACACCAAATAATGCTTTGGCTGAAGCCAAAGAAATTGGTTTTCCATTGATCGTGAAAGCGGCTTCTGGCGGTGGTGGTCGTGGTATGCGTATCGTTGAACGTGTGGATACTTTACTTGAATCCGTTCAGGCAGCGCAACGTGATGCTGAAATGTGGTTTGGTGATGATACGGTCTATATGGAGCGTTTTTTACAAAAACCTCGCCATGTGGAAGTGCAAGTATTAGCAGATGGTAATGGTCATGCCGTACATTTATATGACCGTGACTGTTCATTACAACGTCGTCATCAAAAAGTACTTGAAGAAGCACCTGCACCAGGTTTACCAGAGGAAGCACGTGCACATATTTTAGAAGCATGTGTCAATGCATGTAAACTTATGCAATATCGTGGCGCAGGCACATTTGAATTCCTATTTGAAGAGGGTGAGTTCTTCTTTATTGAAATGAATACCCGTGTTCAGGTTGAACATCCTGTGTCAGAAATGGTGACAGGTATAGACATTATTGAACAGCAATTAAGGATTGCAGCAGGTTTAGGCTTGAATCTTCAACAAGAAGATATTCATGTTCAAGGACATGCGATTGAGTGTCGTATCAATGCTGAAGATCCTTCAACCTTCTTACCTTCACCGGGTAAAATTGAAAATTTTTATACCCCAGGTGGAGCAGGAATTCGTTTAGATTCTCATATTTATCAGGGTTATAGCATTCCACCATACTATGATTCTATGATTGCTAAACTAATTTCACATGGTAAAGATCGTGATACTGCGATCGCACGTATGAAACAAGCTTTAGATGAAATGATTTTGACAGGTATCAAAACTAATATTCCATTACACAAAGACTTGATCTTGCAAGATAAAAATTTTTGTGAACAAGCTATGGATATTCATTACCTTGAAAAACACTTGCTTAAACAAGTGCAAGGCCATGAAAATGATGCTTAA